The following proteins are encoded in a genomic region of Neisseria perflava:
- a CDS encoding DUF1304 domain-containing protein, which translates to MKIISTLLVLFVAVEHFYIAWLEMTQIPSEKASELFNMPYEFMEQKRVQTLFSNQGLYNGFLAIGLVWARFAAPDNAVYGATILFLGFVLIAAAWGAFSSGNKGILFKQGLPAFLAAAAVIAS; encoded by the coding sequence ATGAAAATCATCTCCACCCTCCTCGTCCTCTTCGTCGCTGTCGAACACTTCTACATCGCCTGGCTCGAAATGACGCAAATCCCAAGCGAAAAAGCGTCAGAGCTGTTCAACATGCCTTACGAGTTTATGGAACAAAAACGCGTACAAACCCTGTTTTCCAACCAAGGCCTGTACAACGGCTTCCTCGCCATCGGCTTGGTATGGGCGCGCTTTGCCGCACCTGACAACGCGGTTTACGGCGCGACCATCCTGTTCCTCGGCTTCGTCCTCATCGCCGCCGCATGGGGCGCGTTTTCATCCGGCAACAAAGGCATTTTGTTCAAACAAGGGTTGCCGGCATTTTTGGCCGCCGCAGCCGTCATTGCCTCTTAA
- a CDS encoding glycosyltransferase family 2 protein yields the protein MGKKLISISMVRNENDVIESFVRHNLELMDEMHIIDHGSSDGTREILIQLKEEGLPIFIYQYQALKFNHEQLVNQLMKQLVAKDEAIDFVFPLDADEFISCPSRTMLEQLLDVIGENRIGMYLWRGYLPTSLQYNPDFTTQFTEQRLETLFTPKVIIPRWAAESCSVIIGCHYMLDKDGNKVKSTLFHSPDYRGLHSWFIEQFAAQFAETDLLWLGHFPIRSLNQHIKKILEKSILIAIKDGSNDIAWENQLRELLDNGMKMDLNDLRLLAYRYRSGSTSLEDPHCKVSRYEPLRKKPLTLKYTSPEAGDPLMTVGHLVLALASGAQDSSLGLKAV from the coding sequence ATGGGAAAAAAATTAATCAGCATCAGTATGGTGCGCAACGAAAACGACGTTATCGAATCGTTTGTCCGTCATAATCTCGAGCTGATGGATGAAATGCACATCATCGATCACGGCAGCAGCGATGGAACAAGGGAAATCCTGATTCAATTGAAAGAAGAAGGTTTGCCGATATTTATCTATCAATATCAAGCGCTCAAGTTCAATCATGAGCAATTGGTCAACCAGTTGATGAAGCAGCTTGTAGCAAAAGATGAAGCGATAGATTTCGTTTTTCCGCTGGATGCGGACGAATTTATTTCATGTCCTAGCCGTACCATGCTGGAACAACTCTTGGATGTCATCGGCGAAAACAGGATCGGCATGTACCTTTGGCGCGGCTATTTGCCGACATCGTTGCAATACAACCCCGATTTCACCACACAATTTACCGAGCAACGCCTCGAAACGCTCTTTACCCCCAAAGTCATTATTCCCAGATGGGCTGCCGAATCTTGCAGCGTGATTATCGGCTGCCATTACATGTTGGATAAAGATGGCAACAAGGTTAAATCAACCCTGTTTCATTCGCCGGATTATCGAGGTTTACATTCCTGGTTTATCGAGCAGTTTGCCGCCCAATTTGCGGAGACCGATTTGTTGTGGCTGGGGCATTTCCCAATCCGCTCCTTGAACCAGCACATCAAAAAAATCCTCGAAAAGTCCATCTTGATTGCCATTAAAGACGGAAGCAACGATATTGCCTGGGAAAACCAGTTGCGCGAATTGTTGGATAACGGCATGAAGATGGACTTGAACGATTTACGGCTGTTGGCATACAGATACCGCTCCGGCTCTACAAGTTTGGAAGACCCGCATTGTAAAGTCAGCCGTTACGAACCCTTGCGTAAAAAACCGCTGACGCTGAAATACACCTCGCCGGAAGCAGGCGATCCTTTGATGACTGTCGGACATCTGGTACTTGCATTGGCAAGCGGCGCACAAGATTCCTCTTTAGGCCTTAAGGCTGTTTGA
- a CDS encoding C40 family peptidase, producing MNFLLRLAAVWTSVAMLASVNFSYADDLENLITTRQRVLNQFNDNANVYGNTRQATPVHPTNTYPASSNNTRAPSGNADELIGSAMGLLGVAYRYGGTSASTGFDCSGFMQHIFKRAMGVNLPRTSAEQAQMGVAVNRSELQPGDMVFFRTMGRGRISHVGLYIGNNNFIHAPRTGKRIEITSLGHKYWNGKYAFARRVKKNDPSRFLN from the coding sequence ATGAATTTTTTACTCCGGCTCGCAGCAGTTTGGACTTCGGTCGCTATGCTCGCGAGCGTCAATTTTTCTTACGCCGATGATTTGGAAAACCTGATTACCACCCGTCAGCGTGTTTTAAACCAATTCAACGACAACGCCAACGTTTACGGCAATACGCGTCAGGCAACCCCTGTCCATCCCACCAATACCTATCCTGCCTCAAGCAACAATACGCGCGCACCTTCGGGCAATGCAGATGAGTTAATCGGCAGCGCCATGGGTTTGCTCGGCGTGGCCTACCGCTACGGCGGCACATCAGCTTCTACCGGCTTTGACTGCAGCGGCTTCATGCAACACATCTTTAAACGCGCCATGGGCGTAAACCTGCCGCGCACCTCTGCCGAACAAGCGCAAATGGGCGTTGCCGTGAACCGTTCCGAGTTGCAGCCGGGCGACATGGTCTTTTTCCGCACCATGGGTCGCGGCCGTATTTCCCACGTCGGCCTTTACATCGGCAACAACAATTTCATTCACGCGCCGAGAACGGGCAAACGTATCGAAATTACCAGCCTCGGCCACAAATATTGGAACGGAAAATACGCCTTTGCCCGCCGCGTGAAGAAAAACGACCCATCCCGTTTCTTGAATTGA
- the queD gene encoding 6-carboxytetrahydropterin synthase QueD, with the protein MKITKIFTFDSSHMLDGHDGKCQNLHGHTYKLEITVSAPVIQGGAKDGMVMDFTDLKAIVKQHITDPFDHAFIYHGDNERESQIAALLEGWNMKTLRLPCRTTAENMSVEMYGRLKNAGVKVCSVKLWETPTSCAEYEGD; encoded by the coding sequence ATGAAAATCACCAAAATTTTTACCTTCGATTCCTCGCACATGCTCGACGGGCATGACGGCAAATGCCAAAACCTGCACGGCCACACCTACAAACTCGAAATCACCGTCTCCGCGCCCGTTATCCAAGGCGGCGCAAAAGACGGCATGGTGATGGACTTTACCGACCTGAAAGCCATCGTCAAACAACACATTACCGACCCGTTCGACCATGCCTTCATCTATCACGGCGACAACGAACGCGAAAGCCAAATCGCCGCGCTTTTGGAAGGCTGGAACATGAAAACCCTGCGCTTGCCCTGCCGCACCACAGCCGAAAACATGAGCGTAGAAATGTATGGCCGTCTGAAAAATGCCGGTGTCAAAGTGTGCAGCGTGAAACTATGGGAAACGCCGACGTCGTGTGCGGAATATGAAGGAGACTAA
- a CDS encoding 7-carboxy-7-deazaguanine synthase QueE: MTIQITPNNPQYRIVEIFESLQGEGWNTGMPAVFIRLGKCNLACSWCDTDYLKFGMMSLSDILGRLKTYTARNIIITGGEPTIQPHLDTLLNTLKAEGYFLCIETNGLNPAPPQIDYVATSPKACYAAKYEKSCIEKADEVRIVADGDVITFCQEMERKIRAQHYYLSPCEQDGVMNIYDTIRQIGVLNSRSDAPVHWQLSVQTHKWAGIE; the protein is encoded by the coding sequence ATGACCATTCAAATCACACCAAACAATCCCCAATACCGCATTGTCGAAATCTTTGAAAGCCTTCAAGGCGAAGGCTGGAATACAGGCATGCCCGCCGTTTTCATCCGTTTGGGCAAATGCAATCTCGCGTGCAGCTGGTGCGATACTGACTACCTCAAATTCGGCATGATGAGCCTGTCCGATATTTTAGGCCGTCTGAAAACCTACACGGCGCGCAACATCATCATTACCGGCGGCGAACCCACCATCCAACCGCATTTGGATACCCTGCTCAACACACTCAAAGCCGAAGGCTATTTCCTGTGTATCGAAACCAACGGCCTCAACCCCGCGCCGCCGCAAATCGACTACGTTGCCACCAGCCCTAAAGCCTGCTACGCCGCCAAATACGAAAAAAGCTGCATCGAGAAAGCAGACGAAGTGCGTATTGTTGCCGACGGCGATGTCATTACGTTTTGCCAAGAGATGGAACGCAAAATCCGCGCCCAACATTACTACCTCTCGCCTTGCGAACAAGACGGTGTGATGAATATCTACGACACCATCCGCCAAATCGGCGTATTAAACAGCCGATCCGATGCCCCCGTCCATTGGCAACTGAGCGTACAAACGCATAAATGGGCAGGAATAGAATAA
- the tyrS gene encoding tyrosine--tRNA ligase: MSVIKDLQSRGLIAQTTDIEALDALLNEQKISLYCGFDPTADSLHIGHLLPVLALRRFQQAGHTPIALVGGATGMIGDPSFKAVERSLNSAETVAGWVESIRNQLTPFLSFEGDNAAIMANNADWFGSMNCLDFLRDIGKHFSVNAMLNKESVKQRIERDDVGISFTEFAYSLLQGYDFAELNKRHGAVLEIGGSDQWGNITAGIDLTRRLHQKQVFGLTLPLVTKSDGTKFGKTEGGAVWLNAKKTSPYQFYQFWLKVADADVYKFLKYFTFLSIEEIDAIEAKDKASGTKPEAQRILAEEMTRLIHGEEALAAAQRISESLFAEDQSHLTESDFEQLALDGLPTFEVSESLNVVETLVKTGLASSNKEARGFVNSKAVLLNGKPAEANNPNHAAEKPDDAYMLTDEHKRFGKYTIVRRGKRNHALLVWK; the protein is encoded by the coding sequence ATGAGCGTCATCAAAGACCTACAATCGCGTGGCTTAATCGCCCAAACTACCGACATCGAAGCCTTAGACGCTTTGCTAAACGAACAAAAAATTTCCCTCTATTGCGGTTTTGACCCGACAGCCGACAGCCTGCACATCGGCCACTTGCTGCCTGTATTGGCATTGCGCCGTTTCCAACAAGCCGGCCATACGCCGATTGCATTGGTGGGCGGCGCGACCGGCATGATTGGCGACCCAAGCTTCAAAGCTGTGGAGCGCAGCTTGAACTCTGCCGAAACCGTTGCCGGCTGGGTAGAAAGCATCCGCAACCAATTGACCCCTTTCTTAAGCTTTGAAGGCGATAACGCAGCCATTATGGCCAACAACGCCGACTGGTTCGGCAGCATGAACTGCCTCGACTTCCTGCGCGACATCGGCAAGCATTTTTCCGTCAACGCTATGCTGAACAAAGAGTCCGTCAAACAGCGTATCGAGCGCGACGATGTGGGCATTTCCTTCACCGAGTTCGCCTACTCCCTGCTGCAAGGCTACGACTTTGCCGAATTGAACAAACGTCATGGCGCAGTTTTGGAAATCGGCGGTTCCGACCAATGGGGCAACATCACTGCCGGTATCGACTTGACCCGCCGTCTGCACCAAAAACAAGTATTCGGCCTGACCCTGCCTTTGGTAACCAAATCAGACGGCACCAAATTCGGTAAAACCGAAGGCGGCGCAGTATGGTTGAACGCGAAGAAAACCTCGCCGTATCAGTTCTACCAGTTCTGGCTGAAAGTGGCCGATGCCGATGTGTATAAATTCCTGAAATACTTTACCTTCCTATCTATCGAAGAAATCGATGCCATCGAAGCTAAAGATAAAGCCAGCGGTACCAAACCTGAAGCACAACGTATTCTCGCTGAGGAAATGACCCGTCTGATTCACGGCGAAGAGGCCCTTGCCGCCGCCCAACGTATTTCAGAAAGCCTGTTTGCCGAAGACCAAAGCCATCTCACCGAAAGCGACTTCGAGCAGCTGGCACTCGACGGCCTGCCGACTTTTGAAGTTTCCGAGAGCCTCAACGTAGTTGAGACTTTGGTAAAAACCGGTTTGGCGTCTTCCAACAAAGAAGCACGCGGTTTTGTAAATAGCAAAGCGGTTTTGCTCAACGGCAAACCTGCCGAAGCCAACAATCCGAACCATGCCGCTGAAAAACCTGACGATGCCTACATGCTGACCGACGAACACAAACGTTTCGGCAAATACACTATCGTCCGCCGTGGCAAACGCAACCACGCTTTGTTGGTTTGGAAATAA
- the orn gene encoding oligoribonuclease yields MTQNANNLCWLDMEMTGLNPEHNRIIEVAMIITDSDLNVLAQSDVYVIHQSDELLNSMDEWNTATHGRTGLTQRVRESKLTEAEVEQNLLDFMSAWIPEKSTPMCGNSIHQDRRFMVKYMPRLEAYFHYRNLDVSTLKELAKRWNPAVAKSVVKRGSHKALDDILESIEEMRHYREHFLKLPSEQ; encoded by the coding sequence ATGACCCAAAACGCAAACAATCTCTGCTGGCTCGATATGGAAATGACCGGCCTCAACCCGGAACACAACCGCATTATCGAAGTCGCCATGATCATTACCGACTCCGATTTGAACGTACTGGCGCAATCGGACGTATACGTCATCCATCAAAGCGACGAGTTGCTCAACAGCATGGACGAGTGGAACACCGCCACCCACGGCCGCACCGGCCTGACCCAACGCGTACGCGAATCCAAACTGACCGAAGCCGAAGTCGAGCAAAACCTGTTGGACTTCATGTCCGCATGGATACCCGAGAAATCCACGCCCATGTGCGGCAATTCTATCCATCAAGACCGCCGCTTCATGGTCAAATACATGCCGCGTTTGGAAGCTTATTTCCACTACCGCAACCTAGACGTATCCACGCTGAAAGAATTGGCCAAACGCTGGAATCCGGCCGTTGCCAAAAGCGTGGTCAAACGCGGTTCGCACAAGGCATTGGACGACATCCTCGAAAGCATCGAAGAAATGCGCCATTATCGCGAGCATTTCCTCAAACTCCCTTCCGAACAATAA
- a CDS encoding L-lactate permease, producing MALFLSIFPIVLLIWLMVKKNSMPSYVALPITAALIYAIKLFYFGDNAMLLNATAASGLVSTLTPITVIFGAIMFNRMMETTGCIDVIRKWLATISPNPIAQLMIIGWSFAFMIEGASGFGTPAAIAAPILMSLGFNPLKVAIFALVMNSVPVSFGAVGTPTWFGFAPLGLDQKSIMEIGMQTGVMHFFAGFIIPVIGLSFIVPWAEIRKNLGFIGIAVFSCTLPYVALAMVNEEFPSLVAGAIGLMVSVFAANRGWGLSKDYAKDPNAEKVPFAQVAKALAPLGMLIGMLVVTRIKQLGIKGLLTSKEEWFSFQLPFDLSKITVSDSLTITFGNIFGQGVNASYQTLYVPAWIPFVFTVWICILLYKTKFKDAWSFYAATFNQTKKPLLALMGALIMVQLMMVGGDDSMVKIIGKEFAAMAGEHWVYFSPYLGAIGAFFSGSNTVSNLTFGPIQQQIALDTGLSVTLILALQSVGGAMGNMVCINNIIAVCSVLNVNNAEGAIIKKTVIPMTIYGIIAVTVAAIFFL from the coding sequence ATGGCTCTCTTTCTCAGTATTTTTCCCATCGTGCTGCTGATCTGGCTGATGGTTAAGAAAAACAGTATGCCGTCCTACGTCGCGCTGCCGATTACCGCCGCGCTGATTTATGCCATCAAACTGTTTTATTTCGGCGACAACGCCATGTTGCTCAACGCAACGGCAGCGTCAGGCCTCGTCTCTACCCTGACCCCGATTACCGTGATTTTCGGTGCCATTATGTTCAACCGCATGATGGAAACCACCGGCTGTATCGACGTCATCCGCAAATGGCTGGCTACCATCAGCCCGAATCCGATTGCCCAGTTGATGATCATCGGCTGGTCTTTCGCCTTTATGATTGAAGGTGCATCCGGTTTCGGTACGCCTGCCGCCATTGCCGCGCCAATCCTGATGAGCTTGGGCTTCAACCCATTAAAAGTAGCCATCTTCGCTTTGGTGATGAACTCCGTGCCCGTTTCCTTCGGTGCAGTAGGTACCCCGACTTGGTTCGGCTTCGCACCTTTGGGCTTGGATCAAAAGAGCATTATGGAAATCGGTATGCAAACCGGCGTAATGCACTTCTTTGCAGGTTTTATCATCCCTGTTATCGGTTTGAGCTTCATTGTACCTTGGGCTGAAATCCGCAAAAACTTGGGCTTCATCGGCATCGCCGTATTCTCCTGTACCCTTCCTTATGTTGCATTGGCGATGGTCAATGAAGAATTCCCATCTCTGGTTGCCGGCGCAATCGGCCTGATGGTGTCCGTATTCGCAGCAAACCGCGGCTGGGGCTTAAGCAAAGATTACGCCAAAGACCCGAATGCAGAAAAAGTACCTTTCGCACAAGTTGCCAAAGCACTGGCTCCTTTGGGTATGCTGATCGGCATGCTGGTGGTCACCCGTATCAAACAGTTGGGCATCAAAGGTCTGCTGACCAGCAAAGAAGAATGGTTCAGCTTCCAACTGCCGTTTGATTTGTCCAAAATCACCGTCAGCGACTCCCTGACCATCACCTTCGGCAATATCTTCGGCCAAGGCGTAAACGCTTCCTATCAAACCCTCTACGTTCCGGCTTGGATTCCGTTTGTCTTCACCGTTTGGATTTGCATCCTGCTGTACAAAACTAAATTCAAAGATGCATGGTCTTTCTACGCTGCAACCTTCAACCAAACCAAAAAACCTCTGCTTGCCCTGATGGGTGCGCTGATTATGGTTCAACTGATGATGGTTGGCGGCGATGACTCCATGGTGAAAATCATCGGTAAAGAATTTGCCGCGATGGCAGGCGAACACTGGGTGTACTTCTCCCCATACCTTGGCGCAATCGGTGCATTCTTCTCCGGCTCCAACACTGTATCCAACCTGACCTTTGGTCCGATTCAACAACAAATCGCGCTTGATACCGGCCTGTCCGTTACCCTCATCCTCGCCCTACAATCTGTCGGCGGTGCAATGGGCAACATGGTCTGCATCAACAACATCATCGCCGTGTGCAGCGTGTTGAACGTGAACAACGCCGAAGGTGCGATCATCAAGAAAACTGTCATCCCAATGACCATCTACGGCATCATCGCCGTGACTGTGGCTGCAATTTTCTTCTTGTAA
- a CDS encoding L-serine ammonia-lyase, protein MISIFDIFKIGIGPSSSHTVGPMKAAAAFADLLHAENLDTQVARIVIEVYGSLALTGIGHGTFDALLLGLEGSLPHDIPLADIPQRLERIRTQHVLKLNGREMAFNPEKDLDIRGDKVLPKHPNGLNFIAYHSDGLKLKEQIYYSVGGGFIVTEEGFAQEAQENADVPYPYKNCDELLAQCRLNQLNISEVVLANEAALAGCDEAEVRRRVAAVADVMENCIKRGLGAEGQLPGGLNVRRRAPQLAAKLKVLRESEIVNTQLWPMVYAMAVNEENAAGGRVVTAPTNGAAGIIPAVLHYFRKFNPHAKQSRVEDFLLTAGAIGILYKTNASISGADVGCQGEVGVACSMAAGAYAEVIGGTPKQVENAAEMAMEHHLGLTCDPVGGLVQIPCIERNGIAAEKALKLATLALLEDGTDKKVSLDEVIQTMLQTGRDMKATYKETSLAGLAVTLQKKAIPVSVRVVEC, encoded by the coding sequence ATGATCAGCATCTTTGATATTTTCAAAATCGGCATCGGCCCGTCCAGCTCGCACACCGTCGGCCCGATGAAGGCCGCGGCCGCCTTTGCCGATTTGCTGCATGCCGAAAACTTGGACACACAAGTGGCGCGCATTGTCATTGAAGTGTACGGCTCACTTGCCTTGACCGGCATCGGACACGGCACATTCGACGCATTATTGCTCGGTTTGGAAGGCAGCCTGCCGCACGATATTCCGCTGGCAGACATCCCCCAACGCTTGGAACGCATCCGCACGCAACACGTTTTAAAACTCAACGGCCGCGAAATGGCCTTCAATCCCGAAAAAGATTTGGATATCCGCGGCGACAAAGTGTTGCCCAAACATCCGAACGGCCTGAATTTTATCGCCTACCATTCAGACGGCCTGAAGCTGAAAGAGCAGATCTATTATTCGGTTGGCGGCGGTTTTATCGTAACAGAAGAAGGGTTTGCACAAGAGGCGCAGGAAAATGCCGATGTGCCGTATCCTTACAAAAACTGCGACGAGCTGCTGGCACAATGCCGTCTGAACCAGTTGAATATTTCCGAAGTCGTGTTGGCCAATGAAGCGGCGTTGGCAGGTTGCGACGAAGCGGAAGTGCGCCGCCGTGTGGCCGCCGTAGCCGATGTGATGGAAAACTGCATCAAGCGCGGTTTGGGTGCGGAAGGGCAATTGCCGGGCGGCTTGAACGTCCGCCGCCGCGCGCCGCAGTTGGCGGCCAAACTCAAAGTCCTGCGCGAGAGCGAAATCGTCAATACCCAACTTTGGCCGATGGTATACGCCATGGCGGTCAATGAAGAAAACGCCGCAGGCGGCCGCGTCGTAACCGCACCGACCAACGGCGCGGCAGGCATTATTCCTGCCGTCTTGCACTATTTCCGCAAATTTAATCCGCACGCCAAGCAATCACGTGTCGAAGATTTCCTGCTGACTGCCGGCGCCATCGGCATTTTGTACAAAACCAACGCATCGATTTCCGGCGCGGATGTCGGCTGCCAAGGCGAAGTCGGCGTAGCGTGTTCCATGGCGGCTGGGGCATACGCCGAAGTTATCGGCGGAACACCGAAACAAGTTGAAAACGCCGCCGAAATGGCCATGGAACACCACTTGGGCCTGACCTGCGACCCTGTCGGCGGCTTGGTACAAATCCCCTGTATCGAGCGTAACGGTATCGCCGCCGAAAAAGCCCTCAAGCTCGCCACCCTCGCGCTTTTGGAAGACGGCACAGACAAAAAAGTCTCGCTTGATGAAGTGATTCAAACCATGTTGCAAACCGGCCGCGATATGAAGGCAACCTACAAAGAAACCTCGCTCGCCGGCTTGGCCGTTACCTTGCAGAAAAAAGCCATACCGGTATCCGTGCGCGTTGTGGAATGTTAG
- the hslO gene encoding Hsp33 family molecular chaperone HslO, with translation MTQNHSDIRTRFIFDDMPIRGMHIRLEKVWHHIVNQKHYPVAIRRALGELLAAGSLLSANLKNEGTLIVQVQGQGRLKMLVVEATSENTVRATARWDETAEIRDDESLTALLGENSVFVLTHQPKDADPWQGVVPLEGDSIAQMLVNYMKRSEQLDTYITLAADDQAAGALLLQRLPEEELDDAAWEHVTTLAQTLTPQELTGLDAHHALYRLYHETPPRVFEPEAIEFACTCSRGKVSDMLLMLGGQEVGGVVAEQGSIQIDCDFCHSKYVFDETDVNALFGADVVNAVRQENERLQ, from the coding sequence ATGACACAAAATCACAGCGATATCCGTACACGCTTTATCTTTGACGATATGCCTATCCGCGGTATGCACATCCGCCTCGAAAAGGTTTGGCACCACATCGTCAACCAAAAACATTATCCTGTCGCCATCCGCCGCGCTTTGGGCGAGTTGCTGGCCGCCGGCTCTTTATTGTCTGCCAACCTTAAAAACGAAGGCACGCTGATTGTTCAGGTTCAAGGTCAGGGCCGTCTGAAAATGTTAGTGGTGGAAGCTACTTCTGAAAATACTGTCCGTGCTACCGCGCGTTGGGACGAAACCGCTGAAATCCGTGATGACGAAAGCCTGACTGCGCTGTTGGGCGAAAACAGCGTGTTTGTGTTGACCCATCAGCCTAAAGATGCCGACCCATGGCAAGGCGTTGTCCCGCTGGAAGGCGACAGCATTGCGCAAATGCTGGTCAACTATATGAAACGTTCCGAGCAGCTCGATACCTATATTACGCTTGCCGCTGACGACCAAGCCGCAGGTGCATTATTGCTGCAACGTCTGCCGGAAGAAGAATTGGATGATGCCGCTTGGGAGCATGTGACCACGCTTGCGCAAACGCTTACTCCGCAAGAATTGACCGGTTTGGATGCGCATCACGCCCTTTACCGCCTTTACCATGAAACCCCGCCCCGCGTTTTTGAACCGGAAGCCATCGAGTTTGCCTGCACCTGTTCCCGTGGCAAAGTCAGCGATATGCTGTTGATGCTTGGTGGTCAGGAAGTCGGCGGCGTGGTGGCGGAACAAGGCAGCATTCAAATCGATTGCGATTTCTGCCATAGCAAGTATGTGTTTGATGAAACCGATGTCAACGCTTTGTTTGGCGCGGATGTGGTGAATGCCGTCCGTCAAGAAAATGAGCGTTTGCAGTAA
- the dxs gene encoding 1-deoxy-D-xylulose-5-phosphate synthase: protein MNPSPLLDIIDTPQDLRRLEKKQLPQVAAELREFLLDSVGKTGGHFASNLGAVELTVALHYVYDTPEDHLVWDVGHQSYPHKILTGRKNQMHTMRQYGGLAGFPKRSESEYDAFGVGHSSTSIGAALGMAVADKQLGNNRRSVAIIGDGAMTAGQAFEALNCAGDMDVDLLVILNDNEMSISPNVGALPKYLASNVVRDMHGLLSTIKAQSSKVLDKLPGAMELAQKVENKIKTLAGEAEHAKQSLSLFENFGFRYTGPVDGHNVENLVDVLKDLRGRKGPQLLHVITKKGNGYKFAENDPVKYHAVAKLPSEVPAPEVKPAAAKPTYTQVFGQWLCDQAAADERLVAITPAMREGSGLVEFEQQFPDRYFDVGIAEQHAVTFAGGLACEGIKPVVAIYSTFLQRAYDQLVHDVALQNLPVLFAIDRAGIVGADGPTHAGLYDLSFLRCVPNMIIAAPSDENECRLLLSTCYQANSPSAVRYPRGTGTGATISDGLETVEIGKGIIRREGEKIAVIAFGSMVVPSLTAADNLNATVADMRFVKPIDEELIVHLAQSHDYIVTVEENAELGGAGSAVLEVLAKHGICKPVLLLGVEDKVTEHGDPKKLLADLGLNAESVEKRIAGWIEAV, encoded by the coding sequence ATGAACCCAAGCCCTTTGCTCGATATTATCGATACGCCTCAGGATTTGCGCCGTCTGGAGAAAAAACAGCTGCCGCAAGTCGCCGCCGAATTGCGCGAATTTCTGTTGGATTCCGTCGGTAAGACGGGCGGCCATTTCGCCAGTAACTTGGGCGCGGTCGAGCTGACGGTGGCGCTGCATTATGTGTACGACACTCCAGAAGACCATTTGGTTTGGGATGTCGGCCATCAAAGCTATCCGCACAAAATCTTGACCGGCCGCAAAAATCAAATGCACACCATGCGCCAATACGGCGGTTTGGCCGGTTTTCCGAAACGCAGCGAGTCGGAATATGACGCGTTCGGCGTGGGGCATTCTTCCACATCCATCGGCGCGGCCTTGGGCATGGCCGTTGCGGACAAACAGTTAGGCAACAACCGCCGCAGCGTCGCCATCATCGGCGATGGAGCCATGACGGCAGGTCAGGCGTTTGAAGCCCTGAACTGCGCAGGCGATATGGATGTCGATTTGCTGGTCATCCTCAACGACAACGAAATGTCGATTTCCCCCAATGTCGGCGCGCTGCCGAAATACCTTGCCAGCAACGTCGTGCGTGATATGCACGGCCTGTTGAGCACCATCAAAGCCCAATCGAGCAAAGTATTGGATAAATTGCCCGGCGCGATGGAGCTTGCCCAAAAAGTCGAAAATAAAATCAAAACCTTGGCAGGTGAAGCGGAACACGCCAAGCAGTCGCTGTCTTTGTTTGAAAACTTCGGTTTCCGTTACACAGGCCCGGTGGACGGCCACAACGTTGAAAATCTGGTGGACGTATTAAAAGACTTGCGCGGCCGCAAAGGCCCTCAGTTGCTGCACGTCATCACCAAAAAAGGCAACGGCTACAAATTCGCCGAAAACGATCCTGTCAAATACCACGCTGTCGCCAAGCTGCCGAGCGAAGTGCCTGCCCCGGAAGTGAAACCTGCCGCGGCCAAACCGACCTATACGCAAGTGTTCGGCCAATGGCTGTGCGACCAAGCGGCGGCGGACGAGCGTTTGGTTGCCATCACGCCTGCCATGCGCGAGGGCAGTGGCTTGGTTGAGTTTGAACAGCAATTCCCCGACCGCTATTTCGACGTCGGAATCGCCGAGCAACACGCCGTTACCTTTGCGGGCGGTTTGGCATGCGAAGGCATCAAGCCTGTCGTGGCGATTTACTCCACTTTTCTGCAACGCGCTTACGACCAGTTGGTACACGACGTTGCCCTACAGAACCTACCTGTTTTGTTTGCCATCGACCGTGCAGGTATTGTTGGTGCAGACGGCCCGACCCATGCCGGTTTGTACGACTTGAGCTTTTTGCGTTGCGTGCCGAACATGATTATTGCCGCACCAAGTGACGAAAACGAATGCCGCCTGCTGCTCTCAACTTGCTATCAGGCAAATTCGCCATCTGCCGTCCGTTATCCGCGCGGTACAGGCACGGGCGCAACCATTTCAGACGGCCTGGAAACCGTTGAAATCGGCAAAGGCATCATCCGTCGCGAAGGCGAGAAAATTGCCGTTATCGCCTTTGGCAGCATGGTTGTCCCATCATTGACCGCTGCCGATAATCTGAACGCGACCGTTGCCGATATGCGCTTTGTCAAACCGATAGATGAAGAGCTGATCGTCCATCTTGCACAAAGCCACGATTACATCGTTACCGTTGAAGAGAATGCTGAACTAGGAGGCGCAGGCAGCGCGGTGTTGGAAGTGTTGGCGAAACACGGCATTTGCAAACCGGTATTGCTGCTGGGTGTAGAAGACAAAGTTACCGAACACGGCGACCCGAAAAAACTCTTAGCCGATTTGGGGCTGAATGCCGAATCCGTTGAAAAACGGATTGCCGGTTGGATAGAGGCCGTCTGA